A section of the Flaviflexus equikiangi genome encodes:
- a CDS encoding DUF4193 domain-containing protein has protein sequence MATDYDAPRKRDEDIEEDSLEQLKTRRSDHQSGSVDVDEAEAADSYELPGADLSNVELTVSVLPAQADEFTCSECFLVHHRSQLAYEKDGMLICSECAS, from the coding sequence ATGGCGACTGATTACGATGCACCTCGCAAGCGCGATGAAGACATCGAGGAGGATTCCCTCGAACAGCTGAAGACCCGGCGCTCGGACCATCAGTCCGGCTCGGTGGATGTTGACGAGGCCGAAGCCGCCGATTCCTATGAACTCCCGGGTGCTGACCTCTCGAACGTCGAGCTCACAGTCTCCGTCCTGCCGGCCCAGGCTGACGAGTTCACATGCTCAGAATGCTTCCTCGTCCATCACCGCAGCCAGCTCGCCTACGAGAAGGACGGAATGCTTATCTGCTCGGAGTGTGCGTCGTAA
- a CDS encoding DUF3093 domain-containing protein: MYSEKLTPKASVIVSAGIFGATISLLGIAFSLEATLIAMIILALGLPALLWGMSPTVRVVAAGDGPSGIELRCGRAHIDLAYLGDAKILSEAELHDRMGIKASGRDFVCYSPWVKTALAIDNVDETDPISTWVVCTRHPGRLADVLTTHTPSR; the protein is encoded by the coding sequence ATGTATTCAGAGAAGCTCACCCCCAAAGCATCCGTCATCGTCTCTGCCGGCATCTTCGGTGCGACGATCAGCCTCCTCGGAATTGCCTTTTCTCTCGAGGCCACCCTGATCGCGATGATCATTCTCGCCCTCGGCCTTCCCGCCCTCCTCTGGGGCATGTCCCCCACCGTCCGCGTCGTCGCGGCCGGTGACGGACCCTCAGGGATCGAGCTCCGATGCGGGCGCGCCCACATCGACCTGGCCTATCTGGGGGATGCGAAAATCCTGTCGGAAGCTGAGCTTCACGACAGGATGGGGATCAAAGCCTCCGGCCGGGATTTCGTCTGCTACTCACCGTGGGTGAAGACGGCTCTCGCAATCGACAACGTCGATGAGACGGATCCCATATCGACGTGGGTGGTCTGCACCCGTCATCCCGGCCGCCTGGCCGACGTGCTTACGACGCACACTCCGAGCAGATAA
- a CDS encoding DUF3710 domain-containing protein has product MALFSRKTKPAASEPEDVQEVVETVPAPEGPFDITSVDSVDDMHDFGVLYLPKESGVRVQFTINKITRGAMGALVQFAGSALTFNVYAAPKTAALWPDVRDELAESITSGGGTATFREGPFGPEVEAVIPKKDVNELRHVRYVGVDGPRWFLRVTIEGEAVTNQAARDAAYAYMKQAVVDRGSEPHPVRDLLELTMPEAAKTRVEEKLGKPAERKPRGPELPELV; this is encoded by the coding sequence TTGGCTTTATTCTCGCGCAAGACGAAACCCGCCGCCTCGGAGCCCGAGGATGTGCAGGAGGTCGTCGAGACTGTTCCCGCACCCGAGGGTCCGTTCGATATCACGAGCGTCGACAGCGTGGACGACATGCATGATTTCGGTGTCCTCTACCTGCCCAAGGAGAGCGGCGTCCGCGTCCAGTTCACCATCAATAAGATCACGCGAGGTGCGATGGGGGCGCTCGTCCAGTTCGCCGGATCCGCACTGACCTTCAACGTCTATGCGGCGCCGAAGACGGCTGCCCTGTGGCCGGATGTTCGCGATGAGCTGGCGGAATCGATCACGTCAGGCGGCGGCACGGCCACGTTCCGGGAGGGACCCTTCGGGCCCGAAGTTGAAGCTGTCATCCCGAAGAAGGATGTCAACGAGCTCCGCCACGTGCGCTACGTCGGCGTCGATGGGCCGCGCTGGTTCCTGCGGGTCACGATCGAAGGGGAAGCTGTCACGAACCAGGCTGCCCGTGATGCTGCCTACGCCTACATGAAGCAGGCGGTGGTGGATCGGGGCTCCGAACCCCACCCCGTCAGAGACCTGCTCGAACTGACCATGCCGGAGGCCGCGAAGACGCGTGTCGAGGAGAAGCTCGGCAAGCCTGCCGAGCGCAAGCCCCGAGGCCCGGAACTGCCGGAGCTCGTGTGA
- a CDS encoding DUF3159 domain-containing protein has protein sequence MSENDRPAEKKGLAAVVADDFSVWQAVGGLRGLTETVLPSILFVIVFTVTGETVPSVATAVVVVAACLIVRVIQRIDLTPALGGAMGVAISALWAWRSGEASNYFAIGLWTNGAYLAVLLLSIIVTWPLIGVGVALLRGEDQSWRTDPLQVSRKRRYYAATWLWVGLFAVRLAVQLPLYLADDRVGALGIARIIMGPFLFGLVAWLTWMLCREPANRIVLGDAENSKGRD, from the coding sequence ATGAGCGAGAACGATCGCCCCGCCGAGAAGAAGGGCCTGGCCGCCGTTGTCGCGGACGATTTCTCTGTCTGGCAGGCGGTCGGGGGACTGCGCGGTCTCACGGAAACAGTCCTGCCATCGATTCTCTTCGTCATCGTCTTCACCGTGACCGGCGAGACCGTGCCCTCGGTCGCGACAGCTGTTGTGGTCGTGGCCGCCTGCCTCATCGTGCGCGTCATCCAGCGCATCGATCTCACTCCTGCGCTTGGTGGGGCCATGGGTGTGGCGATCTCCGCCCTGTGGGCGTGGCGCAGCGGAGAGGCAAGCAACTATTTCGCTATCGGACTGTGGACCAATGGCGCTTATCTCGCCGTTCTGCTGCTCTCCATCATCGTCACCTGGCCGCTGATCGGCGTCGGGGTGGCACTGTTACGCGGAGAGGACCAATCCTGGCGGACCGATCCTCTCCAGGTATCGCGTAAACGCCGCTACTATGCCGCAACGTGGCTGTGGGTGGGGCTGTTCGCGGTTCGCCTCGCTGTCCAGCTCCCGCTCTATCTCGCGGACGACCGCGTCGGAGCTCTCGGCATCGCCCGCATCATCATGGGCCCGTTCCTGTTCGGCCTCGTCGCCTGGCTGACATGGATGCTCTGCCGAGAACCGGCCAACCGCATCGTGCTCGGCGACGCCGAGAACAGCAAGGGCCGAGACTAG
- a CDS encoding potassium channel family protein: MKVVIAGAGSVGRSIARELSSLDHEVTILDKETAAMRVASVPNVDWLLADACDPKALLEAGIDECDIVVAATGDDKSNLVVSMLSKLVYGVPRVIARVNNPRNEWLFDENWGVDVPVSTPRIMTALVEEALAEGDLVRMARFHRSGTSMFQTHLPESAPAVGLSVGEVVLPAGAVLTTIVRDGVPLHAERDLTLETGDQVIIIVSDEAERDLDLIGALMGAGETSD, encoded by the coding sequence ATGAAGGTTGTCATTGCGGGCGCCGGCTCGGTCGGACGCTCGATCGCACGAGAGCTGTCGAGTCTCGACCACGAAGTCACGATCCTGGACAAGGAGACGGCCGCGATGAGAGTGGCCTCCGTCCCCAACGTGGACTGGCTTCTCGCAGACGCATGCGATCCGAAGGCCCTCCTCGAGGCCGGCATCGACGAATGCGACATCGTCGTCGCCGCGACGGGAGACGACAAGTCCAACCTCGTCGTCTCGATGCTGTCGAAGCTCGTCTACGGGGTGCCCCGCGTCATTGCGCGCGTCAACAACCCTCGCAACGAATGGCTGTTCGACGAGAACTGGGGCGTCGATGTCCCCGTCTCCACGCCGCGGATCATGACCGCGCTTGTCGAGGAGGCGCTCGCGGAGGGAGACCTTGTCCGGATGGCACGCTTCCATCGCTCCGGCACGTCGATGTTCCAGACGCACCTGCCCGAATCGGCGCCAGCCGTCGGGCTCTCGGTCGGAGAGGTCGTGCTCCCTGCAGGGGCGGTCCTGACGACCATCGTGCGGGACGGCGTCCCCCTTCATGCCGAACGAGACCTCACGCTCGAAACGGGAGACCAGGTCATCATCATCGTCTCGGATGAGGCGGAGCGGGACCTCGACCTTATCGGCGCCCTCATGGGTGCGGGAGAAACCTCGGACTAG
- a CDS encoding potassium channel family protein gives MHYVIMGCGRVGASLATDLSERGHSVAIIDQDPAAFMRLPDSFEGQQVTGVGFDREALEQAGITEAAGFAAVSSGDNSNIIAARVVRETFGVSNVVARIYDPQRAAIYERFGVPTVPTVSWTTDQVLRRLIPLPAKVELRHSTADLCVYHVQVGVPWLGRSVRELESYLPLRVAFLVRGGEGVLPRDSTVLQRGDEVRIIASPKDLSLIEAVLAEGPQEETE, from the coding sequence GTGCACTACGTCATTATGGGATGCGGGAGGGTCGGCGCTTCGCTCGCGACCGACCTCAGCGAACGCGGACATTCAGTCGCCATCATCGACCAGGATCCGGCGGCCTTCATGCGCCTGCCCGATTCGTTCGAGGGCCAGCAGGTCACCGGCGTCGGCTTCGACCGAGAAGCGCTCGAACAGGCGGGCATCACCGAGGCCGCGGGCTTCGCGGCAGTGTCCTCGGGAGACAACTCGAACATCATCGCGGCACGCGTCGTGCGCGAAACATTCGGCGTGTCCAACGTTGTCGCCCGCATCTACGACCCCCAACGAGCAGCGATCTATGAACGTTTCGGCGTCCCCACGGTACCGACCGTGTCGTGGACGACAGACCAGGTGCTGCGGCGGCTCATCCCGCTTCCCGCCAAGGTCGAGCTCCGGCATTCGACCGCCGACCTCTGCGTCTATCACGTCCAGGTGGGCGTGCCGTGGCTCGGGCGATCCGTGCGGGAGCTGGAGAGCTATCTCCCCCTCCGCGTCGCCTTCCTCGTCCGGGGCGGCGAGGGCGTCCTGCCCCGCGACAGCACCGTCCTCCAGAGAGGCGACGAGGTACGGATCATTGCCAGCCCCAAAGACCTCAGCCTCATCGAGGCGGTACTCGCAGAGGGCCCCCAGGAGGAGACAGAATGA
- a CDS encoding APC family permease: protein MTATRTPGDYRNLRVAATAGLALLLLVQTPQSIIQAGGGASLDREYGASLLIGATVLLAVALGYRLLTRMVPRTADHQLVARYISEPFSVVAAAAKLMSYALIVAIAAGFAVRSLSPLIDLGSLDLPFVQSIAIVVLAVPTLLEWQPGPRTLIATIAPAAASIGVIIVGGLIIELASGLKTLPEAGAIDSPVGVTWLLGGGVLGACLPAAVLGLMTERSFGEETSRRIEPRSLLTVMIPTILGIAALLYLSDVVSLPPSTKAPSVIALAEVFFPDAVVAIIAVSFSLAGLGIALAAYCQLILLLRLLATDGILPRHVAAADAHGSRRAVFGVIALTCAVAVYLIASPLGGSTMVVTIMFVGFLLTMVALLARARKLRRTSTDLRERQNASRSTRTALVLGLFVLSILAISTFVQPVFTVAGLTILAIPSVALLALRRGMGKIGATLAASDLSAGRSLPTRVHAIVLVEKLDRPTLQAISYVRATRPSTMTGLVVDVDPQVTEALTRDWMAAELPVELRILGTPRGAARRPVIEHVRSLRRASARDIVIIYAPRVVSPSATWQRFFVRHSTPALLSELKLEPGVIVAEVPYQIEDVEEQ from the coding sequence ATGACCGCTACACGTACACCCGGCGACTACCGCAACCTGCGAGTAGCCGCGACAGCAGGCCTCGCACTGCTCCTCCTCGTCCAGACGCCGCAGTCCATCATCCAGGCGGGCGGCGGCGCGAGCCTGGACAGGGAATACGGTGCCTCCCTGCTCATCGGGGCGACCGTTCTTCTTGCCGTTGCACTCGGCTACAGGCTCCTCACGCGCATGGTGCCCCGCACGGCCGACCACCAGCTTGTCGCGCGATACATCTCCGAGCCGTTCTCGGTCGTCGCCGCCGCCGCGAAACTCATGTCGTATGCCCTCATCGTCGCCATCGCGGCCGGTTTCGCGGTGCGTTCGCTCTCACCGCTTATCGACCTCGGCAGCCTCGACCTGCCGTTTGTCCAATCGATCGCCATTGTCGTCCTTGCCGTGCCGACCCTGCTGGAGTGGCAGCCCGGGCCGCGCACTCTCATCGCCACCATCGCACCCGCCGCCGCCAGCATCGGCGTCATCATCGTCGGCGGTCTCATCATCGAGCTTGCGAGCGGGCTCAAGACTCTTCCCGAGGCGGGAGCGATCGACAGCCCGGTGGGGGTGACGTGGCTCCTCGGGGGCGGCGTACTCGGCGCCTGCCTGCCGGCCGCGGTTCTCGGGCTCATGACGGAACGCTCGTTCGGGGAGGAGACATCCCGCAGGATCGAGCCCCGGTCCCTCCTCACCGTCATGATCCCCACGATCCTGGGGATCGCCGCCCTCCTCTATCTCAGCGATGTCGTCTCGCTCCCGCCGAGCACGAAGGCACCATCGGTGATTGCACTCGCGGAGGTGTTCTTCCCCGACGCGGTCGTCGCGATCATTGCCGTGTCTTTCAGTCTTGCCGGTCTCGGGATCGCTCTCGCGGCCTACTGCCAGCTGATCCTCCTGCTGAGACTTCTCGCGACCGATGGCATCCTGCCGCGCCATGTCGCGGCCGCTGACGCCCACGGCTCCCGCAGGGCTGTTTTCGGCGTGATTGCACTCACGTGCGCTGTCGCCGTCTATCTCATCGCCAGCCCGCTCGGCGGGTCGACGATGGTCGTGACGATCATGTTCGTGGGATTCCTGCTGACGATGGTCGCGCTGCTCGCGCGGGCGAGAAAGCTGCGACGAACGTCGACGGACCTGCGGGAGCGCCAGAATGCCAGCCGTTCGACCCGCACCGCTCTCGTACTGGGCCTTTTCGTGCTGAGCATCCTGGCGATCAGCACATTCGTCCAACCGGTCTTCACGGTTGCCGGACTGACGATCCTTGCCATACCGAGTGTGGCGCTGCTCGCCCTGCGGCGCGGCATGGGGAAGATCGGTGCCACGCTGGCGGCAAGCGACCTATCGGCCGGGAGGTCCCTTCCGACCAGGGTTCATGCGATCGTGCTTGTCGAGAAGCTCGACCGCCCCACGCTGCAGGCAATCTCGTATGTTCGTGCGACCCGGCCGTCGACCATGACGGGCCTCGTCGTCGACGTCGATCCACAGGTGACGGAGGCTCTGACACGGGACTGGATGGCGGCGGAGCTGCCGGTCGAGCTCCGTATCCTCGGCACTCCGCGGGGCGCTGCCCGCCGTCCCGTCATCGAGCACGTGCGCTCCCTGCGCCGCGCGTCGGCACGCGACATCGTCATCATCTATGCCCCCCGGGTGGTCTCGCCGTCGGCGACATGGCAGAGGTTCTTTGTCAGACACTCCACTCCGGCACTACTGTCAGAGCTTAAGCTTGAGCCCGGTGTGATCGTGGCTGAGGTTCCCTACCAGATCGAGGACGTCGAAGAGCAGTGA
- a CDS encoding class I SAM-dependent RNA methyltransferase: MKIQLEAGSPVHGGYTLGRVDGRVILVDGAIPGETVEIEVDDSEKLWKGTVTQVVTPSPDRVEHVWDRAGGAELGYMKRSAQLEWKTAVIEDAISHLGGSLKAHLKDAGLNIRVREVGPGLGTRTRLDVDVDDEGRLAMHERGSDALVPIDSMPLAAPAINDILANQDAWAGTWKPGDRVRLIAPTGQGPVVAIDKDVYRAPGEKTGSRVLERAAGYSWEVTASGFWQTHEKAPVTLLDAVLKGARIRPGDRVAEFYGGSGLFTLPISEKARAIRMFEGSAGAVRDARRNAPKAEIAQAAINPHLLATGSEGADVVIADPSRAGLGVKGALALAASGAQAIALVSCDPAAMARDVSTMVENGRSVMSLAAFDLFPHTIHTEIVTILS, translated from the coding sequence GTGAAAATACAACTAGAGGCAGGCAGCCCGGTTCACGGAGGCTACACGCTGGGGCGGGTCGACGGTCGCGTCATTCTCGTCGACGGTGCGATCCCGGGGGAGACCGTCGAGATCGAGGTCGATGACTCCGAGAAGCTGTGGAAGGGTACTGTGACGCAGGTTGTCACGCCGTCGCCCGATCGTGTCGAGCACGTGTGGGACAGGGCAGGGGGCGCCGAACTCGGCTACATGAAGCGTTCAGCCCAGCTCGAGTGGAAGACCGCCGTCATCGAGGATGCGATCTCGCACCTCGGCGGATCGCTCAAAGCACACCTCAAGGACGCCGGCCTCAACATACGCGTTCGTGAAGTCGGCCCCGGGCTCGGCACGAGGACCCGTCTCGATGTCGACGTCGACGACGAGGGCCGGTTGGCAATGCACGAGAGGGGATCGGACGCCCTCGTACCGATCGACTCCATGCCTCTCGCGGCCCCTGCCATCAACGACATCCTGGCCAACCAGGATGCGTGGGCGGGGACCTGGAAGCCGGGCGATCGTGTCCGTCTCATCGCACCGACAGGGCAGGGCCCCGTCGTCGCCATCGACAAGGACGTCTATCGGGCGCCCGGGGAGAAGACCGGCAGCCGCGTCCTCGAACGCGCCGCTGGCTATTCGTGGGAGGTGACGGCCAGCGGTTTCTGGCAGACCCACGAAAAGGCTCCCGTGACCCTGCTCGATGCGGTGCTCAAGGGCGCCCGTATCCGGCCCGGTGACAGGGTTGCCGAATTCTATGGGGGATCCGGTCTCTTCACGCTCCCGATCTCCGAGAAGGCGCGTGCCATCCGCATGTTCGAGGGCAGTGCGGGCGCTGTGCGCGATGCTCGGCGCAACGCCCCGAAGGCCGAGATCGCACAGGCGGCCATCAACCCCCACCTGCTCGCGACAGGCTCCGAGGGCGCGGATGTCGTCATCGCCGATCCGTCGCGGGCCGGGCTGGGCGTCAAGGGCGCACTGGCGCTCGCGGCCTCGGGCGCCCAGGCGATCGCCCTTGTCTCGTGCGACCCTGCTGCGATGGCACGTGACGTGTCGACGATGGTGGAGAACGGCAGGTCTGTCATGTCCCTCGCGGCTTTCGACCTATTTCCGCACACGATCCATACCGAAATCGTCACGATTCTCAGCTGA
- the acnA gene encoding aconitate hydratase AcnA, with product MSVDSFGARSALEVGDKTYDIYRLDAVPGLEKLPYSLKVLAENLLRTEDGANVTAEHINALATWDANAEPDKEIQFTPARVVMQDFTGVPCVVDLATMREAVAELGGNPESINPLNPAELVIDHSVQIDAFGSSQALEINMEREYERNGERYQFLRWGQGAFKNFKVVPPGTGIVHQVNIEYLARVTMAAQDNGAIVAYPDTCVGTDSHTTMVNGLGVLGWGVGGIEAEAAMLGQPISMLIPRVVGFKLKGEIPAGTTATDVVLTITEKLRNHGVVGKFVEFYGEGVAEVPLANRATIGNMSPEFGCTAAIFPVDDVTLDYMRLTGRSADQVALVEAYSKAQGMWHDPQAEPLFSEYLELDLSTVVPSIAGPKRPQDRVALTESKASFAGTLPDYISGKGVEPTELDTEVEMTMDASDPIVPTGHEAEDDQRAVAPKASSRPHRTVPITMPDWTKTTLDHGDVVIASITSCTNTSNPSVMMAAALLAKKAADLGLTSKPWVKTSMAPGSKVVTDYYEKAGLWPALQALGFDLVGYGCTTCIGNSGPLPEDISRVVSEEDLTVVSVLSGNRNFEGRINPDVKMNYLASPPLVIAYALAGTMDFDFETESLGKDHLGNDVYLADIWPSQHEVEATIDATIDSDMFTRSYASVFDGDDRWKALSTPEGNTFEWEEDSTYVRKAPFFDGMTAEPQPVEDITGARVLAKLGDSVTTDHISPAGAIKADSPAGRYLSEHGIDRKDFNSYGSRRGNHEVMIRGTFANIRLRNQLLDNVEGGYTKNLLTGEQQAIFDASEAYQEAGIPLVVLGGKEYGSGSSRDWAAKGTALLGVKAVITESFERIHRSNLIGMGVLPLEYPAGQTADTLGLDGTETFSISGITALNEGTTPKTVEVVATKENGEEITFDANVRIDTPGEADYFRHGGILQYVLRSLVKANA from the coding sequence GTGAGCGTTGATAGTTTTGGAGCCCGATCTGCACTCGAGGTTGGGGATAAGACCTACGACATCTACCGTTTGGATGCGGTTCCCGGGCTCGAGAAGCTGCCCTACAGCCTGAAGGTGCTGGCCGAGAATCTGCTGCGCACCGAGGACGGCGCAAACGTCACGGCCGAGCACATCAACGCTCTCGCGACATGGGATGCGAACGCTGAACCGGACAAAGAAATCCAGTTCACTCCCGCACGCGTCGTCATGCAGGACTTCACCGGCGTGCCCTGCGTCGTGGACCTGGCCACCATGCGCGAGGCTGTGGCAGAGCTCGGCGGCAACCCCGAGTCCATCAACCCCCTCAATCCCGCAGAGCTGGTCATCGACCACTCGGTCCAGATCGATGCCTTCGGCTCGAGCCAGGCTCTCGAGATCAACATGGAGCGCGAGTATGAGCGCAACGGGGAACGCTACCAGTTCCTGCGGTGGGGCCAGGGCGCCTTCAAGAACTTCAAGGTGGTCCCCCCGGGCACCGGCATCGTCCACCAGGTCAACATCGAATACCTCGCACGGGTGACGATGGCGGCGCAGGACAACGGCGCCATCGTTGCCTACCCCGACACGTGCGTGGGAACAGACTCCCATACGACGATGGTCAACGGTCTCGGCGTTCTCGGCTGGGGCGTCGGCGGCATCGAGGCTGAGGCCGCCATGCTCGGACAGCCCATCTCCATGCTGATTCCCCGCGTCGTCGGCTTCAAGCTCAAGGGTGAAATCCCGGCAGGCACCACGGCGACAGACGTGGTTCTCACGATCACGGAGAAGCTCCGCAACCACGGCGTCGTCGGCAAGTTCGTCGAGTTCTACGGTGAAGGTGTGGCCGAGGTGCCACTCGCCAACAGGGCCACGATCGGCAACATGTCACCCGAGTTCGGGTGCACCGCAGCGATCTTCCCCGTCGACGACGTCACCCTCGACTACATGCGCCTCACGGGACGCAGCGCAGACCAGGTCGCACTCGTCGAGGCCTACTCCAAGGCACAGGGAATGTGGCACGATCCCCAGGCTGAACCCCTGTTCTCCGAATACCTCGAGCTCGATCTCTCGACCGTCGTCCCCTCCATCGCCGGCCCGAAGCGCCCCCAGGACCGCGTCGCGCTGACCGAATCGAAGGCCTCCTTCGCGGGCACCCTGCCCGACTACATCTCCGGTAAGGGTGTTGAACCCACGGAGCTGGACACCGAGGTCGAGATGACGATGGACGCATCAGACCCGATTGTTCCCACGGGCCACGAGGCCGAAGACGACCAGCGCGCCGTCGCGCCCAAGGCATCCTCGCGCCCGCACCGCACCGTGCCGATTACGATGCCGGACTGGACGAAGACGACGCTCGACCACGGCGATGTCGTCATCGCCTCGATCACCTCGTGCACGAACACGTCCAACCCGTCGGTCATGATGGCGGCGGCCCTGCTCGCGAAGAAGGCCGCCGATCTGGGCTTGACGTCGAAGCCGTGGGTGAAGACGTCGATGGCGCCGGGCTCGAAGGTCGTCACGGACTACTACGAGAAGGCGGGCCTGTGGCCGGCTCTCCAGGCGCTCGGCTTCGACCTGGTCGGCTACGGCTGCACGACCTGTATCGGCAACTCGGGCCCCCTCCCGGAGGACATCTCCCGCGTCGTCAGCGAGGAGGACCTGACCGTCGTCTCGGTCCTCTCGGGCAACCGCAACTTCGAGGGCCGCATCAATCCCGACGTGAAGATGAACTACCTGGCGTCCCCGCCCCTCGTCATCGCCTACGCTCTCGCGGGCACGATGGACTTCGACTTCGAGACTGAGTCCCTCGGCAAGGACCACCTCGGCAACGATGTCTATCTCGCCGACATCTGGCCGTCCCAGCACGAGGTGGAAGCAACGATCGATGCCACGATCGACTCCGACATGTTCACACGCAGCTACGCGTCCGTGTTCGACGGCGACGACCGGTGGAAGGCGCTGTCCACACCCGAGGGCAACACGTTCGAGTGGGAAGAGGACTCCACCTATGTTCGCAAGGCCCCGTTCTTCGACGGCATGACGGCTGAGCCGCAGCCCGTCGAGGACATCACCGGCGCCCGCGTTCTCGCGAAGCTCGGCGACTCGGTCACGACCGACCACATCTCTCCGGCCGGTGCGATCAAGGCAGACTCCCCGGCGGGACGCTACCTGAGCGAGCACGGTATCGACCGCAAGGACTTCAACTCGTACGGTTCGCGTCGCGGCAACCACGAGGTCATGATTCGTGGAACGTTTGCGAACATTCGCCTGCGCAACCAGCTCCTCGACAACGTTGAGGGCGGGTACACGAAGAATCTTCTGACGGGCGAGCAGCAGGCCATCTTCGATGCGTCGGAGGCCTACCAGGAGGCAGGCATTCCCCTCGTCGTCCTCGGCGGCAAGGAATATGGTTCGGGATCGTCGCGCGACTGGGCTGCGAAGGGCACTGCCCTACTCGGCGTGAAAGCTGTCATCACCGAGTCCTTCGAGCGCATCCACCGCTCGAACCTGATCGGGATGGGAGTCCTTCCCCTCGAGTACCCTGCCGGTCAGACGGCCGACACACTTGGCCTCGACGGAACCGAGACGTTCTCCATCTCCGGCATCACCGCTCTCAATGAGGGCACCACGCCGAAGACGGTCGAGGTTGTCGCCACGAAGGAGAACGGCGAGGAGATCACCTTCGACGCGAACGTCCGCATCGACACGCCCGGCGAAGCGGATTACTTCCGCCACGGCGGAATCCTCCAGTACGTGCTCCGTTCGCTGGTAAAGGCCAACGCATAG
- a CDS encoding TIM barrel protein produces the protein MASPFTLAVCAHMQFVDLPFLDRITTIGSYGVAVELWDWTTLDLDAIAATGVPVESMTGYIRGNLTDDDGIEEFLATAEESARASTILGKPRLNIHGTGLGEGGLPVRPVGTVTGPMWARAALTLHRLAEIAEKYDVVYEMENLNLAVDHPGTPFAGPDDILALIEAVDSPRLKLNLDLYHAQIDQGDLTETCRRALPHLGEIQVADVPGRCEPGTGEINYHHIARALDQMGYRGTIALEGWARTDSHTAITTFIETFSNLERTDGVLR, from the coding sequence ATGGCATCACCATTCACGTTGGCCGTCTGCGCTCACATGCAGTTCGTGGACCTACCCTTCCTTGACCGCATCACGACCATCGGCAGCTACGGCGTGGCGGTCGAGCTGTGGGATTGGACGACGCTCGATCTCGACGCGATCGCGGCGACGGGCGTCCCGGTCGAGTCGATGACGGGGTACATCAGGGGGAACCTCACCGACGACGACGGTATCGAGGAGTTCCTGGCGACAGCCGAGGAGTCGGCTCGAGCATCGACGATTCTCGGCAAACCCAGGCTCAACATCCACGGGACGGGATTGGGGGAGGGCGGCCTACCCGTGCGCCCCGTGGGCACCGTGACGGGCCCCATGTGGGCCCGTGCCGCTCTCACTCTTCATCGTCTCGCGGAAATAGCTGAGAAGTACGACGTCGTGTACGAGATGGAGAACCTCAATCTCGCCGTCGACCATCCCGGTACTCCGTTCGCTGGTCCTGACGATATTCTCGCGCTCATCGAGGCTGTGGACTCGCCCCGGCTCAAGCTCAACCTCGACCTCTATCATGCTCAGATCGATCAGGGGGACCTGACGGAGACGTGCCGACGGGCCCTTCCCCATCTCGGTGAGATCCAGGTGGCTGACGTGCCTGGACGATGCGAGCCGGGTACCGGAGAAATCAACTACCATCACATCGCCCGTGCTCTCGACCAGATGGGATATCGCGGCACGATTGCCCTCGAGGGCTGGGCCCGCACCGATTCCCATACCGCGATCACCACCTTCATCGAGACGTTCTCAAACCTCGAACGGACCGATGGAGTGCTGCGGTAG